The proteins below come from a single Leptotrichia sp. oral taxon 223 genomic window:
- a CDS encoding 3-deoxy-D-manno-octulosonic acid transferase: MILYNLLRFLLYLIIIILSIFNNKLIKFFNSRLFQKMGNDNFLNNDEKAALIHFSSVGEFNLSKELIEKILQGGKAGENQKVILSVMTDTGFEAVSKKYSENQNVKIFYFPLDDFFAIKKLYKKYEIEKTIVVETEIWPNLYYFAAKSGKLFIVNGRLTEKKLKSYLKFGWLIRKTLNRATEIMVQSIPDKERYEKLGLDKTKIKVYKNLKYSIKYNKISDEQKKHYYDTVVNRNKKVIVCGSTRPDEEKIWLEVFEKININNEYQLVLVPRHLERVNEIENIILKKFSKADYSLMTQLEKNTAKAKTDNLKKIIVVDKIGVLTDFYQLADFVFVGGTLADIGGHSILEPLYYGKKPIIGKYFQNIEEIVKDAKELGFVEIVKDKDEIVEYLKKSENVDTRSFFEKNNEIDKILEEIHQLNFGK; encoded by the coding sequence ATGATTTTATATAATTTATTGAGATTTTTATTGTATCTTATAATAATAATCTTATCAATATTTAATAATAAGCTGATAAAATTCTTTAATTCACGTCTGTTCCAAAAAATGGGGAATGATAATTTCCTAAATAATGATGAAAAAGCAGCACTTATCCATTTCTCGTCAGTTGGGGAATTCAATTTATCAAAAGAATTAATTGAAAAAATATTGCAAGGCGGCAAGGCTGGGGAAAATCAGAAGGTAATACTTTCTGTTATGACTGATACTGGTTTTGAAGCAGTTAGCAAAAAATATTCAGAAAATCAGAATGTAAAAATATTTTATTTTCCGCTTGATGATTTTTTTGCAATAAAAAAACTTTATAAAAAATATGAAATAGAAAAGACGATTGTTGTGGAAACGGAAATTTGGCCAAATTTGTATTATTTTGCTGCAAAAAGTGGTAAATTATTCATTGTAAACGGAAGGTTAACTGAAAAAAAACTGAAGTCATATTTAAAATTTGGATGGCTTATAAGAAAAACATTAAACCGTGCAACGGAAATAATGGTACAAAGTATTCCTGATAAGGAAAGATATGAGAAACTGGGGCTTGATAAAACTAAAATTAAAGTTTATAAAAATTTAAAATACTCGATTAAATATAATAAAATTTCTGATGAGCAGAAAAAGCATTATTATGATACGGTTGTAAATAGAAATAAAAAAGTAATTGTATGTGGTAGCACACGTCCTGATGAGGAAAAAATATGGCTTGAAGTATTTGAAAAAATAAATATTAATAATGAATACCAGTTAGTGCTTGTGCCAAGACATCTGGAGCGAGTCAATGAAATTGAAAATATAATTTTGAAAAAGTTCTCAAAGGCTGATTATTCATTAATGACACAACTTGAAAAAAATACAGCAAAAGCTAAAACTGACAACTTGAAAAAAATAATAGTAGTTGATAAAATAGGAGTTCTGACTGATTTTTATCAGCTGGCTGATTTTGTCTTTGTTGGCGGGACACTTGCTGATATTGGAGGGCATTCGATTTTGGAACCGCTGTATTATGGGAAAAAGCCGATTATTGGAAAATATTTTCAGAATATAGAGGAAATTGTAAAAGATGCTAAAGAACTGGGATTTGTTGAGATTGTAAAAGATAAAGATGAAATTGTTGAGTATTTGAAAAAGTCTGAAAATGTCGATACAAGAAGTTTTTTTGAAAAAAATAATGAAATTGATAAAATACTGGAAGAAATACATCAGCTAAATTTTGGAAAATAA
- a CDS encoding MBL fold metallo-hydrolase translates to MEIRRFLNDNLAQSNCYVISYENDCYVVDPGEEKMTEVINYIRENNLNLLAVLLTHGHWDHILGIPSILEYKKVPIYVSEGGYEFLFNPELSLFAWSEGKFELSDEAQIITLKENDKLGKNGKISEGTGDGSFNFEIIETPGHSRGDICYYDRANKMLISGDTMFAGTYGRVDLPTSDPIQMGKSLKKLLALDEDVRVYPGHFFDTTIGKEKKYY, encoded by the coding sequence ATGGAAATAAGGAGATTTTTGAATGACAATTTAGCGCAAAGCAACTGCTATGTGATTTCTTATGAAAATGATTGTTATGTCGTGGATCCTGGAGAGGAGAAAATGACAGAAGTTATTAACTATATTAGGGAAAATAATTTGAACTTGCTGGCAGTTCTTTTGACTCATGGGCATTGGGATCACATTTTAGGAATTCCGTCCATATTGGAATATAAGAAAGTTCCGATTTATGTGAGCGAAGGCGGCTATGAGTTTTTATTTAATCCTGAATTATCGCTTTTTGCATGGAGTGAAGGAAAATTTGAGTTAAGTGATGAAGCTCAGATTATAACCCTGAAGGAAAATGACAAATTGGGCAAAAATGGGAAAATATCCGAAGGCACTGGTGATGGGAGTTTTAATTTTGAGATAATCGAAACGCCGGGGCATAGCAGAGGAGATATTTGCTATTATGACAGGGCTAACAAGATGTTAATTTCTGGAGATACAATGTTTGCTGGAACTTATGGAAGAGTGGATCTTCCCACAAGCGATCCGATTCAGATGGGAAAATCATTGAAAAAATTGTTGGCATTAGATGAAGATGTGAGGGTGTATCCTGGACATTTTTTCGATACTACAATTGGTAAGGAAAAAAAGTATTACTAA
- the trmB gene encoding tRNA (guanosine(46)-N7)-methyltransferase TrmB: MENKIEITGKNGQRMEITEAEKEKRANIKKVNDEFKKINAEKSKIINEQELWKYFFEKPKKNYNKYMYEMLEFPEYLMYNNKDVDKYCGKWNEFFGNNNDIYLEIGCGSGNFTVQNAEKFKDRNYIALELRFKRLVLGAKKSKKRNLDNILFVRKRGETILDFIGKNEISGVYINFPDPWEGEEKKRVINENLFSKLDVILKTDGKLFFKTDHEQYYEDVLELVKTLENYEIVYHTRDLHNSEKANENIKTEFEQMFLSKHNMNIKYIEIKKIK, translated from the coding sequence ATGGAAAATAAAATTGAAATTACAGGGAAAAACGGACAAAGGATGGAAATTACAGAGGCTGAAAAAGAAAAAAGAGCAAATATAAAAAAAGTAAATGATGAATTTAAGAAAATAAATGCAGAAAAAAGCAAAATTATAAATGAGCAGGAGCTTTGGAAATATTTTTTTGAAAAACCAAAAAAGAATTATAATAAATACATGTATGAAATGCTTGAATTTCCTGAGTATTTGATGTACAATAATAAAGATGTAGATAAGTATTGCGGAAAATGGAATGAGTTTTTTGGAAATAACAATGACATTTATCTTGAAATTGGCTGTGGAAGCGGTAATTTTACTGTGCAGAATGCAGAAAAATTTAAGGACAGAAATTATATTGCACTGGAATTACGATTTAAGCGGCTTGTTCTTGGAGCAAAAAAATCTAAGAAAAGAAACTTGGACAATATCCTTTTTGTGAGAAAAAGAGGGGAAACCATTTTAGATTTTATTGGTAAAAACGAAATTTCAGGTGTATATATTAATTTTCCAGATCCCTGGGAAGGTGAAGAGAAGAAAAGAGTTATAAATGAGAACCTGTTTTCCAAATTAGATGTTATTTTAAAAACAGATGGAAAACTATTTTTTAAAACAGATCACGAACAATATTACGAAGATGTTCTGGAATTGGTAAAAACACTTGAAAACTATGAAATTGTCTACCATACAAGAGATTTGCACAATTCAGAAAAGGCAAATGAGAATATTAAAACTGAATTTGAACAAATGTTTTTAAGTAAACATAATATGAATATTAAATATATTGAAATAAAAAAAATTAAATAA
- a CDS encoding methyltransferase regulatory domain-containing protein → MENKNTYNELLYKSNPFNYTIPALLEAYGRLYGLTPKDSRKARVLELGSSFGGNIITQALYNPESEFIGVDLTAEQVKEGNEVIEKIGLKNIKLLEKNILEINEDFGKFDYIIVHGVFSWVPDIVKEKIVKICNENLTEEGIAYISYNTYPGWKEPDKVREMMIYANKYFPDFSLGDKTQRGKAFISIVADQMKSYTDIAEKKGDFIKQIEEILKMQDYYVGHEYLEVFNNPMYLHEFVDLMRKENLEYVSDVALRLSIASIYNQSTVEKLQQLSQGDHVIKEQCLDYILDTKFRRALICKKSQAEKLNFTESFPNEILDSFLLTLKYTEEELQTLNEENTKSIMLELIKTPNNSFTVPDAMKVWENLKTQDENAKNEEKDDEIIANLRKFILNSMINGKIKFYCSENETVPYEENNVYIPETFRNYLRTLIVGEGANIIGIANSRNEIISDLNDVDVIVADILSEPKPESEILEELSKTTIYRTMPDGERTEVQASEYLPESLKKFEFLGYFVAKK, encoded by the coding sequence ATGGAAAATAAAAATACGTACAATGAACTGCTTTATAAATCTAATCCATTTAATTATACGATTCCAGCGTTACTGGAAGCATATGGACGTTTGTATGGATTGACGCCAAAAGATTCAAGAAAAGCGAGAGTCTTGGAATTGGGCTCTTCATTTGGAGGAAATATTATAACGCAGGCGCTTTATAATCCTGAATCTGAATTTATTGGTGTTGATTTGACGGCAGAGCAGGTAAAGGAAGGAAATGAAGTAATTGAAAAAATTGGTTTAAAAAATATAAAACTGCTTGAAAAGAATATTTTGGAAATAAATGAGGATTTTGGAAAATTTGACTACATTATTGTCCACGGTGTATTTTCTTGGGTACCTGATATTGTAAAGGAAAAAATTGTTAAAATTTGTAATGAAAATTTGACAGAAGAAGGAATTGCATATATTTCATATAATACATACCCAGGATGGAAAGAACCAGATAAAGTACGTGAAATGATGATATATGCCAATAAATACTTCCCTGACTTTTCATTAGGAGATAAAACTCAGCGTGGAAAAGCATTTATATCAATTGTAGCAGATCAAATGAAAAGTTATACAGATATTGCTGAGAAAAAAGGGGATTTTATTAAACAAATAGAAGAAATTCTGAAAATGCAGGACTATTATGTAGGACATGAATATCTTGAAGTTTTTAATAATCCAATGTACTTGCATGAATTTGTGGATTTGATGAGAAAGGAAAACCTGGAATACGTATCTGATGTTGCATTAAGACTGTCAATTGCAAGTATTTATAATCAAAGTACAGTAGAAAAATTACAGCAACTTTCTCAAGGGGATCACGTTATAAAGGAACAATGTCTTGACTACATACTTGATACTAAATTTAGAAGGGCATTAATTTGTAAAAAAAGTCAGGCTGAAAAGCTTAACTTTACTGAGAGTTTTCCAAATGAAATATTAGATTCATTCCTCTTGACATTGAAATATACAGAAGAAGAATTACAGACATTAAATGAAGAGAATACAAAGTCCATTATGCTGGAATTAATTAAAACTCCAAATAACAGTTTTACAGTTCCAGATGCAATGAAAGTATGGGAAAATCTAAAGACACAAGATGAAAATGCTAAAAATGAAGAAAAAGACGATGAAATTATTGCAAACTTGAGAAAATTTATTTTGAACAGCATGATTAACGGTAAAATAAAATTTTACTGTTCTGAAAATGAAACTGTGCCTTATGAAGAAAATAATGTGTATATACCAGAAACATTTAGAAATTATCTGAGAACTCTTATTGTAGGAGAAGGAGCCAACATAATTGGGATAGCAAATTCCAGAAATGAAATTATAAGCGATTTGAATGATGTAGATGTAATAGTTGCAGATATTTTATCAGAGCCAAAACCCGAATCAGAAATTTTGGAAGAGTTATCAAAAACAACTATTTATAGAACAATGCCGGATGGCGAAAGAACAGAAGTTCAGGCTTCGGAATATTTGCCTGAAAGTCTAAAGAAATTTGAATTTTTAGGATATTTTGTTGCGAAAAAATAA
- a CDS encoding mechanosensitive ion channel family protein has product MRELQKFLELENIIKFLKTNLFKLFIIYLIIKIGKIFKTRVEKILKIILEKSNTDKSLASFLISIYSILYYFILVYISIGILGINTTSITTFLGAAGIVLGIAFKETLGNFCGGLIILTFKPFRVGDTIEYNNYIGTVKRIELFYTKILNPQNELVIIPNGIITNTEIRNIKQNGERRLDLTIGISYKSDIQKVKNILNKIVQEETMNEVDETEIKNNLLTKLQNSILEKKNKSKINIFSIVFSSKKMKEMEEEANKDGHNANNEDQEDQEDNKINNMKKADNDNKKLILASKDPIIGVGELADSAIIFYIFVYTRSENYLTLKFKLNERIKTEFDKEGIEIPFPQMDVHMVDKTVMY; this is encoded by the coding sequence ATGAGAGAATTACAAAAGTTTTTAGAATTGGAGAACATAATTAAATTTTTAAAAACAAATCTTTTTAAGTTATTTATAATTTATCTAATTATAAAAATAGGAAAAATATTTAAAACTAGAGTTGAAAAAATATTAAAAATTATATTGGAAAAGTCAAATACAGACAAAAGCCTTGCCTCTTTTCTAATTTCAATTTATTCCATTTTATATTATTTTATTCTAGTTTATATTTCAATTGGAATTCTCGGTATAAATACAACTTCTATTACAACGTTTTTAGGAGCGGCTGGAATTGTATTAGGGATTGCATTTAAAGAAACTTTGGGGAATTTCTGCGGTGGGCTTATAATTTTGACATTTAAGCCATTTAGAGTTGGAGATACTATTGAGTACAATAACTATATTGGAACAGTAAAGAGAATTGAACTGTTTTATACAAAAATATTAAATCCGCAAAATGAACTTGTAATTATACCTAACGGAATAATTACAAATACTGAGATACGGAATATTAAGCAAAATGGTGAACGTAGGCTGGATTTAACAATAGGAATTTCGTATAAAAGCGATATCCAGAAAGTAAAAAATATTTTAAATAAAATTGTTCAGGAAGAAACAATGAATGAAGTTGATGAAACAGAAATTAAAAATAACTTACTGACTAAACTTCAAAATAGTATTCTTGAAAAGAAAAATAAAAGTAAAATTAATATTTTTTCGATAGTTTTTTCAAGCAAAAAAATGAAGGAAATGGAAGAAGAAGCTAATAAAGATGGGCATAATGCCAATAACGAAGATCAAGAAGATCAAGAAGATAATAAAATTAATAATATGAAAAAAGCTGATAATGATAATAAAAAATTAATTTTAGCTTCAAAGGATCCTATTATTGGAGTAGGAGAACTAGCTGATTCTGCAATAATATTTTATATTTTTGTTTATACACGTTCAGAAAATTATTTAACTCTTAAATTTAAATTAAATGAAAGAATAAAAACAGAGTTTGATAAGGAAGGTATTGAAATACCGTTTCCACAAATGGATGTACATATGGTAGATAAAACAGTCATGTATTAG
- the dtd gene encoding D-aminoacyl-tRNA deacylase: MKIIIQRINYAKIFVNDKFKGEIGKGIVAYVGISSKDSEKDIDFCIDKLVNLRIFNDDNDKMNLSVKDINGELLVVSNFTIYGNTKKGRRPSYTDSAPAETAEKIYNLLVEKLRRTDVKFETGEFRQHMKIISENDGPVNLIIDSH; this comes from the coding sequence ATGAAAATAATAATTCAAAGAATAAATTATGCAAAAATATTTGTGAATGACAAGTTTAAAGGAGAAATTGGTAAGGGAATAGTCGCATATGTGGGAATTTCTAGCAAAGATTCTGAAAAGGATATTGATTTTTGTATTGATAAATTAGTTAATTTAAGAATTTTTAATGATGATAATGATAAAATGAATTTATCAGTGAAGGATATAAATGGAGAATTATTGGTTGTAAGTAATTTTACGATTTATGGAAACACAAAAAAAGGAAGAAGGCCAAGCTATACTGATTCGGCACCAGCTGAAACAGCAGAGAAAATTTATAATCTGCTTGTTGAAAAATTAAGACGGACAGATGTTAAATTTGAAACTGGGGAGTTTAGGCAGCATATGAAAATTATTTCTGAAAATGATGGGCCTGTAAATTTGATAATCGATTCACATTAA